The following are from one region of the Salvia hispanica cultivar TCC Black 2014 chromosome 1, UniMelb_Shisp_WGS_1.0, whole genome shotgun sequence genome:
- the LOC125186157 gene encoding zinc finger protein 2-like: METVEPSYQTEASDVSVTSDKPLMLSTRSNTLDATMCMLNAPCGVVGLRLMSVDEILKILNNRESNEEGSLQQPSSLELRTLACKHCSRKFSTLQALGGHQNAHKQQRAWVKHRRDMVDMTGGAPPPPCGYPYYPYPTNRCLLGVRSKSKIQKPYSNLGGFLSLGGYHNPIIIDDGVTSKAKDGESSGGDQWLGLRVGDGGGDQHDASGIDLELRL; encoded by the coding sequence ATGGAAACGGTAGAGCCATCGTACCAAACGGAGGCCTCTGACGTCTCGGTGACATCAGACAAACCTCTGATGTTGTCGACCAGAAGTAATACGCTAGATGCCACAATGTGCATGCTAAACGCGCCTTGTGGTGTGGTAGGTCTCAGGCTTATGAGTGTCGATgaaattctcaaaattctCAACAATAGAGAATCCAATGAGGAGGGCAGTCTTCAGCAGCCCTCCTCGTTGGAGTTGAGAACTTTGGCCTGCAAGCATTGCAGTAGGAAGTTTTCGACTTTGCAAGCACTAGGGGGCCACCAGAACGCCCACAAACAACAGAGGGCATGGGTCAAGCACCGCCGCGACATGGTGGACATGACGGGTGGCGCTCCCCCACCGCCGTGTGGGTACCCCTACTACCCCTACCCTACCAATAGGTGTTTGCTTGGGGTTAGGTCAAAATCCAAGATTCAAAAACCCTACTCTAATCTAGGTGGATTTCTTAGTTTAGGAGGATATCATAATCCTATAATTATTGATGATGGAGTAACAAGCAAGGCCAAGGATGGTGAAAGTAGCGGCGGTGATCAATGGCTTGGATTAAGAGTTGGTGATGGCGGCGGCGATCAACATGATGCTTCAGGGATTGATTTGGAGCTTAGGCTTTGA